In Ptiloglossa arizonensis isolate GNS036 chromosome 6, iyPtiAriz1_principal, whole genome shotgun sequence, a single window of DNA contains:
- the Hbs1 gene encoding translation elongation factor EF-1alpha (GTPase) HBS1 isoform X1 produces MSRHRDVRSMNYSEEYEGYDDVYGHSVEDDYCVSPGVEQFLFDRSKQQNIASFITEPDIVEDNEAGVEPTTPSKEEDIILTELEKAKLISCMESIKNILGDTVPDPEIKKKIIQSNFNAEVALDLLLKESSPKNVTGSLVINKDNAEHNPGKKLTSKSTFQVTTPSNVKIIPAGKRPVVKGFNLSGVENTDQVNSRIESPRSQSPFSGYNSPEIRRKEHTVPKERKMISSSTNSPQCQSLVLGHVTPDLDSKAKLNEEKIDALKIYKNKRGNSKEQLHLVVAGHVDAGKSTLLGRLLCDLGQIPSRLIHKYQQESKKIGKQSFAYAWVLDETGEERERGITMDIGHSKFETETKSITLLDAPGHKDFIPNMITGATQADVALLVVDATRGEFETGFDSGGQTREHALLLRSLGISQLAVVVNKLDTVDWSENRFNEIVDKLSVFLKQAGFKDNVTFVPCSGLCGENIVTKPKESLSNWYMGPTLVSVIDNFKCPDRPINKPFRFSVNDIFKGTGSGFCVSGHLETGMVSLGDKVLVLPRHEIAVVKGLQVDEVSITNAFAGDCVALTLSGIDQQNVGIGDVICSIQYPVPVTTCFQAHIVVFAVKMPIIKGLPVVMHQQSLVQPAVITKLIAQLHRTTGEIVKKKPRCLPKNSSANIEITTQNPVCMELYKDIKQLGRIMLRVEGTTIAAGLITKIK; encoded by the exons atgtcccgTCATCGAGACGTACGGTCTATGAATTACTCAGAAG aGTATGAAGGTTATGATGATGTATATGGACATTCTGTAGAAGATGACTACTGTGTATCTCCTGGTG TGGAACAATTCTTATTTGATCGAAGTAAGCAACAAAATATTGCATCTTTTATTACGGAACCAGATATAGTAGAAGATAATGAGGCTGGTGTAGAACCAACAACACCTTCTAAGGAAGAAGATATAATACTCACAGAATTAGAAAAGGCCAAGCTTATATCATGTATGGAATCTATTAAAAACATTCTAGGAGACACTGTACCTGATCctgaaataaagaagaaaattattcaatcAAATTTTAATGCAGAAGTAGCCCTTGATTTGCTTTTGAAAGAATCTTCTCCAAAAAATGTTACTG GATCATTGGTGATTAACAAGGATAATGCAGAACATAATCCAG GTAAAAAGTTGACATCCAAATCTACATTTCAAGTTACAACACCTTCCAATGTAAAAATTATTCCTGCTGGAAAACGACCTGTTGTAAAAGGCTTCAATTTAAGTGGAGTTGAGAATACTGATCAAGTGAATTCTCGCATTGAAAGTCCTCGTTCTCAAAGTCCATTTTCTGGTTATAACAGTCcagaaataagaagaaaagaacACACTGTaccaaaggaaagaaaaatgatttcttcGAGTACAAACAGCCCACAATGTCAATCTCTTGTATTAGGGCATGTGACACCTGACTTGGATTCTAAAGCAAAGCTtaatgaagaaaaaattgatgctttaaaaatatataaaaataaaagaggaaATAGCAAAGAACAGTTACATCTAGTGGTGGCTGGACATGTAGATGCAGGTAAAAGTACTTTACTTGGACGACTTCTGTGTGACTTAGGACAAATTCCATCAAGATTGATTCATAAATATCAACAAGAAAGCAAAAAGATAGGAAAACAGTCATTTGCATATGCATGGGTTCTTGACGAAACAGGAGAAGAacg AGAACGTGGAATAACAATGGATATTGGTCATTCcaaatttgaaacagaaacaaaGTCTATTACCTTATTGGATGCACCTGGACATAAGGACTTTATTCCCAACATGATTACTGGTGCTACTCAGGCAGATGTAGCTTTATTAGTGGTAGATGCTACAAGAGGAGAATTTGAAACTGGTTTTGATAGTGGAGGCCAAACTAGAGAACATGCATTATTGTTGCGTTCATTAG gtATATCACAGTTAGCAGTGGTAGTAAACAAATTAGATACAGTGGACTGGTCAGAAAATAGGTTTAATGAAATAGTTGACAAATTGAGTGTATTTTTGAAGCAAGCTGGATTTAAAGATAATGTTACTTTTGTTCCTTGTAGTGGTCTATGTGGTGAAAATATAGTAACAAAACCTAAAGAATCTTTATCTAATTG GTATATGGGACCTACATTAGTCAGTGTTATTGATAATTTTAAATGTCCCGATCGTCCTATAAATAAGCCATTCCGGTTTTCGGTTAATGATATATTTAAAGGTACTGGATctggattctgcgtttctggaCATCTAGAAACAGGCATGGTATCCTTGGGTGATAAAGTTTTGGTACTACCAAGACATGAAATTGCAGTAGTTAAAG gtTTACAAGTAGATGAGGTATCTATAACAAATGCATTTGCTGGGGATTGTGTTGCTTTAACATTATCAGGAATTGACCAACAGAATGTTGGAATTGGAGATGTTATTTGCAGTATACAATATCCAGTTCCTGTAACTACATGTTTTCAAGCACATATAGTCGTTTTTGCAGTTAAAATGCCCATCATAAAAGGTCTTCCAGTAGTAATGCATCAACAATCTTTAGTACAACCTGCTGTGATTACAAAATTGATAGCTCAACTTCACAGAACTACTGGTGAAATAGTAAAAAAGAAACCACGCTGCTTACCAAAAAATTCAAGTGCTAATATTGAGATCACAACGCAAAATCCAGTCTGTATGGAGTTGTATAAAGATATTAAACAGTTAGGTAGAATTATGTTGCGTGTAGAAGGAACAACCATTGCTGCTGGacttattacaaaaattaagtAA
- the LOC143148189 gene encoding selenoprotein K, translating into MVYISNDGNVLKSTPWSLKRLFNFFTGIIYMIIMFFTTMINPDMNKYGSDYTRDYRPGSGPPRPPMRKLGRPNTGNTVDIPFGGCRSCAR; encoded by the exons ATGGTTTATATATCAAATG ATGGAAACGTTTTAAAGAGTACTCCGTGGAGTTTAAAaagattatttaatttcttcacTGGAATAATTTACATGATTATTATGTT tTTTACAACAATGATTAATCCTGATATGAACAAATATGGAAGTGATTATACAAGAGATTACAGACCTGGATCCGG GCCACCACGTCCACCAATGCGTAAATTAGGAAGACCTAATACAGGCAACACTGTAGACATTCCATTTGGTGGGTGTAGAAGCTGTGCTAGATAA
- the Cndp2 gene encoding cytosolic non-specific dipeptidase 2, producing the protein MASEVPSLLKNLFSYIDKHKTDYINNLQEVVAIKSVSAWPDHRNEIIKMMNWVEIKLKDLGATTELVDIGKQTLPDKTEISLPPVLLGILGSNPQKKTVLLYGHLDVQPALKEDGWDTEPFTLIEKDGKLFGRGSTDDKGPVLCWIHALQAYKAIGVDVPVNLKFVFEGMEESGSEGLDDLLWERKDTFMQGVDYVCISDNYWLGTTKPCITYGLRGICYFQIEVTCAAKDLHSGTFGGTVHEAMADLIYLLDTLVDINGKILIDDIYENVAEVTKEELKSYKTIEFDVAEFKKSVGTNKLAHNEDKIQLLMHRWRQPSLSIHGIEGAFSEPGAKTVIPRKVIGKFSIRIVPNMTTDETVDKVTTYLKKKWAIRGSPNIMNVSMVHGGKPWSENPDHPHYMAARKATKHVYKVEPDLSREGGSIPVTLTFQQVTGKNVLLLPVGAGDDGAHSQNEKLNVRNYIEGTKLLGAYLYEVSQL; encoded by the exons ATGGCTTCTGAAGTTCCAtcacttttgaaaaatttatttag CTACATTGACAAGCATAAGACAGATTATATAAATAACTTGCAAGAGGTAGTGGCTATAAAATCTGTTTCAGCATGGCCTGATCATAggaatgaaataattaaaatgatGAATTGGGTAGAAATTAAATTGAAGGATCTTGGTGCTACTACAGAATTAGTAGATATAGGAAAACAAACACTTCCAGACAAAACTGAAATTTCCCTACCTCCTGTTTTATTAGGAATTCTTGGATCTAATCCACAGAAAAAGACTGTTCTTTTATATGGGCATTTAGATGTTCAACCTGCATTAAAAGAAGATGGTTGGGACACAGAACCATTTACTCTTATTGAAAAAGATGGAAAATTATTTGGACGTGGAAGTACAGATGATAAAGGTCCTGTGCTTTGTTGGATACATGCACTGCAAGCTTACAAAGCTATTGGAGTTGATGTTCCAGTTAATCTTAAA TTTGTTTTTGAAGGTATGGAAGAAAGTGGTAGTGAAGGTTTAGATGATCTACTTTGGGAACGTAAAGATACATTTATGCAAGGTGTTgattatgtatgtatatctgATAATTATTGGTTGGGTACTACAAAGCCATGTATTACATATGGCTTAAGGGGTATTTGTTACTTTCAAATTGAAGTAACTTGTGCTGCAAAAGATCTACACAGTGGTACATTTGGTGGAACTGTGCATGAAGCAATGGCAGACTTGATTTATTTGTTAGATACATTGGTTGACATTAACggaaaaattttaatagatGATATTTATGAGAATGTTGCTGAAGTTACAAAAGAAGAATTGAAATCCTATAAAACAATAGAATTTGATGTAGCTGAATTTAAGAAGTCTGTTGGAACTAATAAATTGGCTCATAATGAAGATAAA ATTCAATTGTTAATGCATCGATGGAGACAACCCAGTTTGTCAATTCATGGTATAGAGGGTGCATTTAGTGAACCAGGTGCAAAAACCGTTATTCCAAGAAAAGTAATTGGCAAGTTTTCGATTAGAATAGTGCCAAACATGACTACTGATGAAACTGTTGACAAAGTAACAACATACTTAAAGAAGAAATGGGCCATCAGAGGTAGTCCAAATATAATGAATGTTAGTATGGTTCATGGTGGAAAACCCTGGTCTGAAAATCCTGATCATCCACATTATATGGCAGCTCGAAAAGCAACCAAGCATGTTTATAAAGTAGAGCCAGACTTATCACGTGAAGGTGGTTCAATTCCAGTTACTTTGACATTCCAACAAGTAACTGGTAAAAATGTATTACTTTTACCAGTTGGTGCTGGTGATGATGGAGCACATTCTCAAAATGAAAAGTTAAACGTTCGAAACTACATTGAGGGG ACTAAATTACTTGGAGCTTATTTATACGAAGTTTCTCAACTTTAA
- the Hbs1 gene encoding translation elongation factor EF-1alpha (GTPase) HBS1 isoform X2, producing the protein MSRHRDVRSMNYSEEYEGYDDVYGHSVEDDYCVSPGVEQFLFDRSKQQNIASFITEPDIVEDNEAGVEPTTPSKEEDIILTELEKAKLISCMESIKNILGDTVPDPEIKKKIIQSNFNAEVALDLLLKESSPKNVTGSLVINKDNAEHNPDAASVKPQFSSFIIPKLSFKKQNTIENINLNLTSKSTFQVTTPSNVKIIPAGKRPVVKGFNLSGVENTDQVNSRIESPRSQSPFSGYNSPEIRRKEHTVPKERKMISSSTNSPQCQSLVLGHVTPDLDSKAKLNEEKIDALKIYKNKRGNSKEQLHLVVAGHVDAGKSTLLGRLLCDLGQIPSRLIHKYQQESKKIGKQSFAYAWVLDETGEERERGITMDIGHSKFETETKSITLLDAPGHKDFIPNMITGATQADVALLVVDATRGEFETGFDSGGQTREHALLLRSLGISQLAVVVNKLDTVDWSENRFNEIVDKLSVFLKQAGFKDNVTFVPCSGLCGENIVTKPKESLSNWYMGPTLVSVIDNFKCPDRPINKPFRFSVNDIFKGTGSGFCVSGHLETGMVSLGDKVLVLPRHEIAVVKGLQVDEVSITNAFAGDCVALTLSGIDQQNVGIGDVICSIQYPVPVTTCFQAHIVVFAVKMPIIKGLPVVMHQQSLVQPAVITKLIAQLHRTTGEIVKKKPRCLPKNSSANIEITTQNPVCMELYKDIKQLGRIMLRVEGTTIAAGLITKIK; encoded by the exons atgtcccgTCATCGAGACGTACGGTCTATGAATTACTCAGAAG aGTATGAAGGTTATGATGATGTATATGGACATTCTGTAGAAGATGACTACTGTGTATCTCCTGGTG TGGAACAATTCTTATTTGATCGAAGTAAGCAACAAAATATTGCATCTTTTATTACGGAACCAGATATAGTAGAAGATAATGAGGCTGGTGTAGAACCAACAACACCTTCTAAGGAAGAAGATATAATACTCACAGAATTAGAAAAGGCCAAGCTTATATCATGTATGGAATCTATTAAAAACATTCTAGGAGACACTGTACCTGATCctgaaataaagaagaaaattattcaatcAAATTTTAATGCAGAAGTAGCCCTTGATTTGCTTTTGAAAGAATCTTCTCCAAAAAATGTTACTG GATCATTGGTGATTAACAAGGATAATGCAGAACATAATCCAG ATGCTGCATCTGTTAAACCTCAATTTAGTTCGTTTATTATACCTAAATTATCATTTAAAAAACAGAATACTATTGAAAACATCAATTTGAAT TTGACATCCAAATCTACATTTCAAGTTACAACACCTTCCAATGTAAAAATTATTCCTGCTGGAAAACGACCTGTTGTAAAAGGCTTCAATTTAAGTGGAGTTGAGAATACTGATCAAGTGAATTCTCGCATTGAAAGTCCTCGTTCTCAAAGTCCATTTTCTGGTTATAACAGTCcagaaataagaagaaaagaacACACTGTaccaaaggaaagaaaaatgatttcttcGAGTACAAACAGCCCACAATGTCAATCTCTTGTATTAGGGCATGTGACACCTGACTTGGATTCTAAAGCAAAGCTtaatgaagaaaaaattgatgctttaaaaatatataaaaataaaagaggaaATAGCAAAGAACAGTTACATCTAGTGGTGGCTGGACATGTAGATGCAGGTAAAAGTACTTTACTTGGACGACTTCTGTGTGACTTAGGACAAATTCCATCAAGATTGATTCATAAATATCAACAAGAAAGCAAAAAGATAGGAAAACAGTCATTTGCATATGCATGGGTTCTTGACGAAACAGGAGAAGAacg AGAACGTGGAATAACAATGGATATTGGTCATTCcaaatttgaaacagaaacaaaGTCTATTACCTTATTGGATGCACCTGGACATAAGGACTTTATTCCCAACATGATTACTGGTGCTACTCAGGCAGATGTAGCTTTATTAGTGGTAGATGCTACAAGAGGAGAATTTGAAACTGGTTTTGATAGTGGAGGCCAAACTAGAGAACATGCATTATTGTTGCGTTCATTAG gtATATCACAGTTAGCAGTGGTAGTAAACAAATTAGATACAGTGGACTGGTCAGAAAATAGGTTTAATGAAATAGTTGACAAATTGAGTGTATTTTTGAAGCAAGCTGGATTTAAAGATAATGTTACTTTTGTTCCTTGTAGTGGTCTATGTGGTGAAAATATAGTAACAAAACCTAAAGAATCTTTATCTAATTG GTATATGGGACCTACATTAGTCAGTGTTATTGATAATTTTAAATGTCCCGATCGTCCTATAAATAAGCCATTCCGGTTTTCGGTTAATGATATATTTAAAGGTACTGGATctggattctgcgtttctggaCATCTAGAAACAGGCATGGTATCCTTGGGTGATAAAGTTTTGGTACTACCAAGACATGAAATTGCAGTAGTTAAAG gtTTACAAGTAGATGAGGTATCTATAACAAATGCATTTGCTGGGGATTGTGTTGCTTTAACATTATCAGGAATTGACCAACAGAATGTTGGAATTGGAGATGTTATTTGCAGTATACAATATCCAGTTCCTGTAACTACATGTTTTCAAGCACATATAGTCGTTTTTGCAGTTAAAATGCCCATCATAAAAGGTCTTCCAGTAGTAATGCATCAACAATCTTTAGTACAACCTGCTGTGATTACAAAATTGATAGCTCAACTTCACAGAACTACTGGTGAAATAGTAAAAAAGAAACCACGCTGCTTACCAAAAAATTCAAGTGCTAATATTGAGATCACAACGCAAAATCCAGTCTGTATGGAGTTGTATAAAGATATTAAACAGTTAGGTAGAATTATGTTGCGTGTAGAAGGAACAACCATTGCTGCTGGacttattacaaaaattaagtAA